A single window of Manduca sexta isolate Smith_Timp_Sample1 chromosome 15, JHU_Msex_v1.0, whole genome shotgun sequence DNA harbors:
- the LOC115449546 gene encoding uncharacterized protein LOC115449546 translates to MEGGETARKYSRALIGIYVKCCSYDFLEIIELGAENISEHAHDWIDHHDTFSSENEVWEDTESLLPESDAISAGWSRETPASHARRLCGDWSGKLKLLRYQSRGNAIRLRFRADHSRHFAGYRAKVTVADAQSCMDVKQVLFNGHCYLFSGYPKASWATAKQVCEGLNMQLSSVHSADEERFIVTGIRESSDYSARAVYWLGARLISGEFSWSDGSAVLYQGWPPYNETEDLDDACLGFQWKSSPLASQPSGLYWTLHKCAVTGGYVCKRKLTPDHIVKNRTIEGTSGVLSSPNYPSVYDPDLDYWVHVVGPSETRLVFVFHAVDLEYQKDCLYDFVELRDLHTAKSSRYCGSVGETRWVAASNAAVLHFHSDYNTQGSGYSLSWKAVELVGCPSQTFTSKEGVLRSPNYPQFLLPNLDCTIDIIAPAGKRVFLNISHFDFGYGTFDKGVPINITDNIPEDAFLEVQVDLENSPIRPFLSPEILPGGLFVSQSEILRLRLRTGENITGQGYLAHFKTVSFLNVSHVLELGGVRSGRIAAPNWPQRAPARSTLRTRILAPHHNTLTLTFASTVLVTSGESWPCGDGNGWIEVKDSYTDYNGTEWTLCEVDRRKRKLEPMAPLIINSYLHSLVVTQHSGERGMNMDVALVVNQDPEYHSKVLLLSDETSIESCYPNPCLHDGRCASDDIKNFCQCTGYYTGIFCLVTACERSPCLFGNCSLSVEGADGGGGEGGAGGAGGAWRCTCARGWRGRRCAERVRPCAARPCNARGACTERDGSFLCQCNPSWKGKRWVKRLVVS, encoded by the exons ATGGAAGGAGGAGAGACGGCCAGGAAAtattcgcgagccctcataggcatCTATGTGAAATG CTGTAGTTATGACTTCCTGGAGATCATCGAGTTGGGAGCGGAGAACATCTCTGAGCACGCGCACGACTGGATCGACCACCACGACACCTTCAGCTCGGAGAACGAG GTATGGGAAGACACAGAGAGCCTTCTCCCGGAATCCGACGCGATCAGCGCTGGCTGGTCACGGGAAACTCCGGCAAGCCACGCGCGGCGGTTGTGCGGCGACTGGAGCGGCAAGCTGAAGCTGCTCCGCTACCAGTCCCGCGGGAACGCCATCAGGCTGCGGTTCAGGGCGGACCACTCGCGGCACTTCGCGGGGTATAGAGCCAAGGTCACTGTCGCTGATG CTCAGTCATGCATGGACGTGAAGCAAGTACTGTTCAACGGACACTGCTACCTCTTCTCCGGATATCCGAAGGCTTCGTGGGCGACGGCTAAGCAG GTATGCGAAGGTCTGAACATGCAGCTATCTTCAGTCCACTCCGCCGACGAGGAGCGGTTCATTGTCACTGGCATCAGGGAAAGCAGCGATTACAGCGCTAGAGCGGTGTACTGGCTCGGCGCCCGTCTAATAAGCGGAGAGTTCAGCTGGTCTGATGGAAGCGCTGTTTTGTACCAAGGTTGGCCGCCGTATAATGAGACCGAGGACCTGGATGATGCGTGTTTGGGTTTTCAG TGGAAGTCATCCCCGCTAGCCTCGCAGCCGAGCGGCCTCTACTGGACCCTGCATAAGTGCGCAGTCACTGGTGGCTATGTTTGCAAGCGGAAACTCACTCCCGACCATATAGTCAAGAACAGAACTATTGAAGGTACTTCGG GCGTCCTTTCAAGCCCCAACTATCCCAGCGTGTACGACCCTGACCTGGACTACTGGGTGCATGTCGTAGGACCCTCGGAGACCAGGCTGGTGTTCGTCTTCCATGCAGTCGACCTGGAGTACCAGAAGGACTGCCTTTACGATTTTGTTGAG CTGCGCGATCTTCACACGGCTAAATCTTCCCGATACTGCGGCAGTGTTGGGGAAACGAGATGGGTGGCGGCCAGCAATGCAGCTGTCTTACACTTCCATTCCGATTACAA CACGCAAGGATCAGGGTACAGTCTCAGTTGGAAAGCAGTGGAGCTAGTAGGATGTCCATCACAGACGTTTACCTCCAAGGAGGGAGTACTAAGAAGTCCCAATTACCCTCAGTTCCTACTACCGAATCTGGATTGCACTATTGACATCATAGCACCAGCAG GCAAACGCGTGTTCCTCAACATAAGCCACTTCGATTTTGGTTACGGTACCTTCGATAAAGGAGTTCCCATCAACATCACTGACAACATCCCTGAGGACGCCTTCCTGGAAGTCCAAGTGGATCTGGAGAACTCCCCTATCAGGCCGTTCCTCAGTCCAGAGATATTACCAGGCGGATTGTTTGTGTCCCAGTCAGAGATATTGAGGTTACGGTTGAGGACAGGAGAAAATATAACCGGGCAGGGGTATCTGGCGCATTTCAAGACCG TAAGCTTCCTGAACGTATCGCACGTGTTGGAGCTGGGAGGCGTCCGGTCGGGGCGGATAGCGGCGCCGAACTGGCCGCAACGCGCACCAGCTCGCTCCACGCTACGCACGCGCATCCTCGCTCCCCACCACAACACGTTGACGCTGACATTCGCAAGCACTGTGCTTGTGACGTCAGGGGAAAGCTGGCCTTGCGGCGATGGCAATGGTTGGATAGAG GTGAAAGACAGCTATACAGACTACAACGGCACTGAGTGGACGCTGTGCGAGGTGGACCGGCGGAAACGGAAGCTGGAGCCGATGGCGCCGCTGATCATCAATTCCTATCTACATTCCTTGGTAGTCACGCAGCATTCCGGAGAACGGGGGATGAACATGGACGTCGCGCTTGTGGTTAACCAAG ATCCGGAGTACCACAGCAAAGTGTTGTTGTTGTCGGACGAGACGAGCATCGAGTCTTGCTACCCCAACCCGTGTCTACACGATGGCCGCTGCGCTTCGGATGACATCAAGAACTTCTGCCAATGCACCGGATATTACACAG GTATCTTCTGCCTGGTGACGGCGTGCGAGCGCTCGCCCTGCCTGTTCGGCAACTGCTCGCTGTCAGTGGAGGGCGCGGATGGTGGTGGCGGGGAGGgcggggcgggcggcgcgggcggcgcgtggCGCTGCACGTGCGCGCGCGGCTGGCGCGGGCGGCGCTGCGCCGAGCGCGTGCGGCCGTGCGCGGCGCGGCCCTGCAACGCGCGCGGCGCCTGCACCGAGCGCGACGGCTCCTTCCTCTGCCAGTGTAACCCTTCTTGGAAGGGGAAGAGGTGGGTAAAACGATTGGTTGTTAGTTAG
- the LOC115449551 gene encoding uncharacterized protein LOC115449551 has product MFFVVLCSVLLGTVAAHTWEQDSYPDEQIQYNSPSLNRNYDKILNKFNKDVSKYNRHIAKLQRKLEKKRREFPRTGSSIVMTDTDYKVDMYFGVELKDIEVKSKPGTLMIKAIYKDKDGRDKNYSDELSLPYNVDPAGEWTYSQGVLKIHFKTKSGPENAIIISDSKVDVDIDSNEYDEEYE; this is encoded by the coding sequence ATGTTCTTTGTGGTTCTATGTTCGGTTTTGCTGGGTACAGTTGCAGCCCATACGTGGGAACAGGACTCGTATCCCGATGAACAAATTCAGTACAATTCACCTTCTTTAAACCGAAACTACGACAAAATCTTGAATAAATTCAATAAGGACGTGAGTAAATATAATCGCCACATTGCCAAGCTCCAACGTAAATTAGAGAAAAAGCGGAGAGAATTTCCGAGAACTGGATCATCTATTGTAATGACAGACACCGATTACAAAGTGGATATGTATTTTGGTGTAGAACTAAAGGACATTGAGGTAAAATCGAAACCAGGCACGCTGATGATAAAAGCTATCTACAAAGACAAAGATGGAAGGGATAAGAATTATTCGGACGAGCTATCCTTGCCTTACAACGTGGATCCAGCTGGGGAATGGACTTATTCGCAAGGAGTTCTGAAGATACACTTCAAGACCAAAAGTGGTCCCGAAAACGCAATTATCATTTCTGATTCAAAAGTTGACGTAGACATCGACTCAAACGAGTACGATGAGGAGTACGAGTAA
- the LOC115449545 gene encoding uncharacterized protein LOC115449545 produces the protein MFFAVLCLVLLGTVAAHTWEQDSYPDEQNQYNAPSLNRNFDKFWNEFNRSMDKFDRGIAKLQREIEKLWRKMPHTGKNIEVTDNRYALKMYFNVNFRDIEVKSKPGTLMINAIYKDKDGRDKNYSDELSLPDNVDPAGKWTYSQGVLKIDFKKKNGPENPVVISDSVVDVDNDLNEYDVEYE, from the coding sequence ATGTTCTTTGCGGTTCTATGTTTGGTTTTGCTGGGTACAGTTGCAGCCCATACGTGGGAACAGGACTCGTATCCCGACGAACAAAATCAGTACAATGCACCTTCTTTGAACCGGAACTTCGACAAATTTTGGAATGAATTCAATAGGAGCATGGATAAATTTGATCGCGGCATTGCCAAGCTTCAACGTGAAATAGAGAAACTATGGAGAAAAATGCCGCACactggaaaaaatattgaagtgaCCGACAACCGTTACGCACTGAAGatgtattttaatgtgaattttAGGGACATTGAGGTAAAGTCGAAACCAGGCACGCTGATGATAAATGCTATCTACAAAGACAAAGATGGAAGGGATAAGAATTATTCGGACGAGCTATCCTTGCCTGACAACGTTGATCCAGCTGGGAAATGGACTTATTCGCAAGGAGTTCTGAAGATAGACttcaagaaaaaaaatggtCCCGAAAACCCAGTTGTCATATCTGATTCAGTAGTTGACGTAGACAATGACTTAAACGAGTACGATGTGGAGTACGAGTAA
- the LOC115449544 gene encoding uncharacterized protein LOC115449544 gives MDEFHRGMDELQRGIQNMQRNMPKSGASIEITNNHYILQVYLNGYEDKDIEVKSKPGWVMIKAIHRDQNGKDRNYLEMLSLPDNVDPAGEWTYSQGVLKIDFKIKNSFENSNVVWHSVISVDNNNIYGHNVGQAEVQHENNDQMYTNVKH, from the coding sequence ATGGATGAATTTCATCGCGGCATGGACGAGCTACAACGCGGCATACAAAACATGCAGAGAAACATGCCGAAGAGTGGAGCATCCATTGAGATAACAAATAACCATTACATACTGCAGGTTTATCTTAATGGCTACGAGGACAAAGACATTGAGGTAAAGTCGAAACCAGGCTGGGTGATGATAAAAGCCATCCACAGAGACCAAAATGGAAAGGACAGGAATTATTTGGAGATGCTTTCCTTGCCTGATAACGTCGATCCAGCTGGAGAATGGACTTATTCGCAAGGAGTTCTGAAGATAGACTTCAAGATCAAAAATAGTTTCGAAAACTCCAATGTTGTTTGGCATTCAGTGATAAGTgtagacaataataatatatacggGCACAATGTGGGGCAAGCCGAAGTGCAACATGAGAATAATGATCAGATGTACACAAACGTGAAAcactaa